The genomic interval ACCATGCCGGCCTCACCGACGCGGTTCATCACCGCGTCGCGCATCTCAACAGCACTGGTCACCGGAATAAATTCCGCCACCGCCGGCCGCGGCAGACAGGTCGGACCGCTGACCAGCAACACCCGCGCGCCGCGCCGGGCCGCGGCGGCGGCAATCGCGTAGCCCATCTTCCCGGAGGAATAATTGCTGATGTAGCGCACCGGATCGATCTCTTCGCGGGTCGGACCGGCCGTGACCAGCACGGTTTCACCGGCAAGATCGGCCGGACGCAACAGACCCCGGGCCGCCTCCAGAATCGCCTCCGGTTCCGGCAGCTTGCCCTTCCCCTGCCAGCCGCAGGCCAGTTCACCGACCACCGGCTCGATAAAATGGTAGCCCAGTTCGACCAGGGTCGCCTGGTTGCGCTGGTAGAGGGGATTTTCATACATGTTGACGTTCATCGCCGGGGCGAACAGAACCGGAGCACGGGTCGCCATCAGGGTCGTACTGAGCAGATCGTCGGCAAGACCGGACGCGACCTTGCCGACCAGGTTGGCGGTAGCCGGAGCGATCACCATCAGGTCCGCCCGGTCAGCAAGGGAAATATGGCCGATTTCACGCTCCTGCAGCAGATTGAACAGCTCGCAGTGGACCGGGTTCCCGCTCAGGGTCTGAAAGGTCAGCGGGGTGACGAACTCGGCGGCGTTGCGGGTCATCACCACCTGCACCTCGGCACCTGCCTTGACGAACAGGCGAACCAGTTCGGCAGCCTTGTAGGCCGCGATGCCACCGCAGACCCCGATAACGACCTGTTTTCCGGAAAACATGTCCAACTCCTTTATTGAACCTGATTCAGGCTGTAAATTCAGCCGCCGATGAACGGATTGACCTGTTTCTCCCGGCCGATGGTGGTGTCGGGGCCATGCCCGCAATGAACGACGGTGTCATCCGGAAGAACCAGCAGTTTACGGCGGATGCCGGAAATCAGCTGTTCAAAGTTACCGCCCGGAAGGTCGGTTCGGCCCACCGAACCGGCAAACAGCACATCCCCGGCGAACAGATGGCCCGCCCCGTAAAGACAGATGCTGCCGGCCGAATGCCCCGGAACATGGGAAATGTCAAAATGGAGCCTGCCGACGTCGATCCGGTCTCCTTCGGCAACCAGGCGTGTCGGTTGCGGCGACTCCGTGGTCTGCAGGCCGTAAAGGGCCGCCTGACTCACGGCCAGTTCAATCAGCGGCACATCGTCAGCATGCATGCACAGTTCGGCGCCGGTCTCCTCGACCAGTTTGCAGTTGGCGCCGATATGATCGAAATGGCCGTGCGTGTTGACGATCGTCCGTACCTTCAGTCCGGAGTCGGAAATTCCTTTCAGGATAAGCTCCGCGTCACTTCCCGGGTCAACCAGCATCGCCTCCCGGGTTTCTTCGCAACCGACCAGGAAACAGTTCACCTGCAGGGGACCGACAGGCCAGGCATGGATAATCATGGTTCATCCTCGTCATTGGAAAAGAGGTTGAGGCTTTTGCCCTTGAGTTGTTCGGCCAGGGAGAAACTGAGAGGGTCGCTGTGCTTCTCCCGACTGTTTTTCTTCACCTCACGCGTACCCGGAATCAGCGGCAGCGGCTTAACCCTGGCGGGAGGTTCACTGTTTTCTTCATCGGACGTCGTGTCGCCCTTGAAAAAATAGCGGTCATAGAGCCGATGGTAACTGGTCCAGCTTCCCTCGCGATGGCTGTCTTTTTCGATATGACTGCGAATACCGTTCATCTTCGAATCGAGGTCGTCAATGAAATTCAGCACCACCGCCTCAAGGGTCTTGGGGCGTTTGGGGGATCCGTATTCATACTGGCCGTGGTGAGAAAGCAGCAGATGCTTCAGATGCACCGCCAGCGGCCGGGGAAAATCATCCAGCCGGACAAGCCGTTGTTCCAGCATTTCAACACCGATGATGATGTGTCCGAGCAACTTGCCTTCATCGGTGTAATCAAAGCTGCGGCGATAACTGAGTTCGGCAACTTTGCCGACATCATGCAGCAGGGCACCGACCACCAGCAGGTCGCGATCCAGCTCGGGGTAATGCCCGGCGACCTTGTCGATCAGCTCGGCAATCGACAGGGAATGCTCCAGCAGGCCGCCGAGATAAACATGGTGCATCGACTTGGCTGCCGGCGCGCTGCTGTAGCCCCGCAAAAAATCCTCATCGGCGAGAAACAGTTCCATCAGAGCCCGCAGATGAGGATTCCGCAGCCCGTCGACCAACTGCCGCAACTGTTCGATCAACTGTTCGGGCGATTGACTGGATGTCGGCAGAAAATCCCCCAGGTCAACCTCCGCTTCCGGAAGCTTGCGCAGATCCTGAACCACCAGCTGCATTTTCCCGAGATAGACGCTGGCCTTGGCCTGAACCTGGATGACATCGTCCTTTTCGAACCGGGAGGCGATTTCATCGACCCCGTCCCAGACTCGACCTTCGACTTCTCCGGTCCGGTCCATCAGTTTCAGAGTCAGGTAGGGTTTGCCGTTCTTGGCCATGGCCGTAACCTTGTCACGAACCAGGAAACTGCTTTCAACCCAGTCCCGCTCACGAATCGTGTTGACAAAAACCTTTTTCACAAAACCTCCCGGTCTCCAACCTGCTTGATAATCTGTTCGGCGGCTTTAAGTCCATCCAGGGCCGCGCTCATGATACCTCCGGCATAACCGGCGCCCTCACCGGCCGGATAAAGACCGGGATGTGAAAGGGATTCTCCGGAAACATCTCTTACGATCCGCAGCGGGGCCGAGGTCCGGCTCTCTATCCCGATCAACACCGCCTCGGCGGTCATGAACCCCCGCATCCGTCGATCGAAACGAACAATTCCCTGCTGCAGGGCGTCGACCAGATCGGACGGCAGCAATTCCCGCAGATCGGCCGAGGTCAACCCCGGTCTGCAGTCGCCACACAACGGCCCCTGCCCGCGACCAAGAAAAGCCATCAGGTTCTGGGCCGGAGCCCGATAGCCGCCGCCACCGGCCTTGAAGGCCCGCTCTTCCAGCCGCTGCTGGTAAAACATGCCGGCCAGAACCCCGGAACCGTAATCGCGTTGATCAACACTGACCACCAGGGCACTGTTGGAGCGCTCCGAGTCACGTCGGTAATGGCTCATGCCGTTGACCGCCAGGCGTTCCGACTCGGAGGAGGCATTGATCACCTCGCCGCCGGGACACATACAGAAACTGTAAACCCCACGACCACTCTTCGCGTCGTTCCATGCCAACCGATAATCGGCGGCCGGCAGCTTCGGATGACGATCGAGGCCGTACTGAATACGATTTATCAGGACGGCGGGATGCTCAACCCGCAGTCCGAGGGCAAACGGCTTGGCTTCGAGCTGAACACCGGATGACGACAGCATAGCATAAGTATCCCGGGCACTGTGCCCCGGCGCCAGAACCAGGGCATCACAGGAGACTTCATCGGCATCATTGATCAGGCCGCCGACAACCCGGCCACGGGAGACCTGCAGCCCGCTGAGACGACTGGAGAACCTGACATCGACACCGAGGCGCTGCAACTCTCCACGAAAACGGACCAAGACCCCGCGCAGGCGGTCAGTGCCGACATGGGGTTTGGCATCGACCAGGATCGATTCGGGGGCGCCGCAGTCAACCAGGGTCCGCAGGATGGTACGGATGCCGGGATGGTTGACGCGGGTGGTCAGTTTACCGTCGGAAAAGGTTCCGGCGCCACCCTCCCCGAACTGAACATTGCTTCGTTCATCAAGACAACCATCCGTCCAGAACCGTTCGACATCCGAGAGGCGCTCTTCCACCGGCCGCCCCCGTTCCAGCAGGGTGACCGCAACGCCATGGCGGGCAAGATTCCAGGCGGCAAAAAGCCCTGCCGGCCCCATACCGACAACCAGCACCCGCAACGGAACAGCGAGACGCTTGGCGGGGACCGGAACAATCTCTTCTTCCCTGGAAAGACGCCTGTTGCGCCGTTGGCGCCGCAACAGGGCATCCTCATCGGCCACACTGAAACGAACGGTAAAAACCCGCAGCACCAGTGGGCGTTTGCGGGCATCAATGGAGCGCCTGACAACCCTGAAACCAGACAATTCTGCCGGATCAAGATCCAGTGCGCGGGCCGTCTCAACCGGCAGCTCCGATTCATCCTGATCGAGCCGCAACGCGACTTCACGCAACAGAAGGGCCATAGGTCGTATCCCGTGGCTGCCGTCAGGCAACCGGCAGTTCGATCAGAAACCGGGCGCCGGCATCGACTGCGTTTTCAACCCGGATCCGCCCCCCAAGGGTCTTGACGATGCGCAACACCACCGAAAGGCCGAACCCGGTTCCCTTGCTCTTGGTGGTGAAAAAGGGATCAAAGATCTGACTGAGATGCTCCTCCGGAATCCCCGCGCCGGTGTCGCTGACCTCAATCTGCAGCACCTGATCGGCTCGACCGAGATGAATTTTAAGCCGACCGCCGTCCGGCATTTCATGCAGAGCGTTGGCGATCAGGTTGGAGAAGATCTGTTTCACTTCTTCGGGATCGGCCATGAACGGCTCGGCGGGGACCAGGGCGACATCCAGCTCGATTTTCTGGGCACGCAGCTGATCGCTGAAAGATTCCAGGACCGAACGGATCAGATCCGGCAGATTCACCTCAGACCGCGGTCCGAGCGGCTGGTTGCTGGTCGCCAGCAGTTTGACCAGCAGCTCGTCGATGCGATCAACCTCGTTGATGATCTTGTCGGCGTAGGTCACCAGTTCAGAGTCGTTCTGCACCGCACCGCGCAGCACCTGGGCAAACAGGCTGATCGAATTAAGCGGGTTGCGGATTTCATGAGCCATGCCGGCCGAGACATGGCCCAGGGCCGCCAGCTTCTCGGCCTGCAGAATTTCCGCGTGGGCCCGTTCCAGTTCCCGGCTTTTCTCTTCGACCCGGTGTTCCAGCTCAAGGTTCCACTCTTCGACCTCGCGCAGCAACCGCTCCCGCTCGCGACGCAATTCAAGATTGTTCAGTTCGATGCGGCGCAGGCGCAAGACCTGCTCAATACGATCAATGAGGTCGTGATTGGAGAAGGGCTTGAGAATATAGTCCGAAGCCCCGGCCTTCATCAGTTCAACAGCGATTTCCTCACTGCCCTTGCCGGTGAACATCACCACGTAACTGGAGGGGTACTCCTCACGGATCAACTTGAGAGCTGTCAGACCATCCATTTTCGGCATCATGTAGTCGAGCAGAACAACACTCGGCTGATGCCGACGCACCAGCTCAACCCCGGCAACACCATCTTCGGCGGTGTGAACTTCGTAACCACGGCTGGTCAGAATCATCGATGTCAGTTCGAGAATGATGCGCTCATCATCGACGACGACAATGCAATCTTTCATCTCGCTGTCCACCCTCCCCATCCAAGAGAACCCGAACCTACAGGGTATAATCGCTGATTCTGGATAAAGACACAAGATACCCCCTGTTTCAGCATTCTGACAAGTGGAAACAGGGGGTTGGGTCGATCAGGAAAGGCGGGAGGCGGTTTTCATCAGGCGGGCGGCACCATCAGTCATCACCCCGGCAGTGAACCGTCATGACCGGAACTGGCGACTTTCGAACCACCTTTTCGGCGGTGCTGCCGAACAGGACATGGTCAAGACCGGTTCGACCGTGGGTACCCATGACGATCAGGTCGGCGGATATTTCAACGGCCTTCTTGATGATCTCATCATAGGGAATACCCGGAACGACAAAGGTCGAAACCGCTTCGTAATCACCAACATGCGTTCGACAGAATCGCTCCATCATCTTCTGCGCGCCCTGCTCGATTTCCTCTTCGAGTTTTTCGAAGGTAATGTGGGGAACGTAGAAACCGCGAAGATCAACCGGTTCGTTGATCACATGAATAATTCCCAGTTGCGCGTTGAACTTCCGCGCCAGCAACAGGGCATGGCCAAAGGCGAAGTCCGAACTGTCGGAGAAATCCGTAGCGTAGAGAATGTTCCTGAAATCTTCCATGGCTCTTCCCCCTTCTCCCCCGAAACAACGACGGGGAATTCAGTTGGCGATCTTGCGCATGACTGACTTCAACTCGTCGAGCTTGACCGGCTTATGGATATATTCAAACGCCCCCAGGTTCATGGCTTCCAGATAGGATTCGACGCCGCCATACGCGGTAATCATGATGACATGGGTTCCCGGGTGATGATTGTGAATTTCACGAAGAAAGCTCAGACCATTCATCTCCGGCATGTTGATATCACTGATGACCAGGCTGACCGGTTCCCGGCTGAGGTATTCAAGTGCTTCCCCGGCATTGGCGGCACTGCTGACCTGGTAACCTTCCTGACTGAGCAGTTTGCTCAGACCGATACGCGCATTTTCCTCATCATCAACGATGAGAACTGTTTTGATTTCCTCTCCCAATGACAATCTCCCGGTTAGACTCTTCTTTAACAACCCTAGCACGACACGGGCCGATGTCAATCACGCGCCAACGCGATCACGACAACATTTTCCATTTATTTTTCAACATGTTGGATACATTCAACGAAAAGAACACCAGTTTTCCAGCAAGGCTTCAAACAACTGCCCGAACGGCCCGGACGCGGAGGCGCCGGCCGCCAGCACCTCCCGGTGGTCGAGGCTGGCGGCCGTCAGTCCGGCGGCAAGGTTGGTCACCAGCGCCAGACCGACAACCTGCAGGCCACAGGCTGCCGCCATAATGGCCTCCGGCACCATCGACATGGAAACCACATCGGCACCGAGCCTACGCAGCATTTCAATTTCTGCGGGTGTTTCATAGCTCGGCCCCGGCAGGGCGGCCAGAACTCCCCGCTGCAGGTTGATCCCCGCCGGTCCGGCGACGGCAGCCAGGCAGTCAAAAACATCCTGTCGATAAAGACGGCTTAAATCGACAAACCGCGGGGGAACCTCACCGGCAAGAGGGTTGTCGCCAAGCAGGTTGAGATGATCACGGAGCAGGACAAACGTCCCCGGCGTCATCTCCCGCGAAATCCCCCCGACGGCACTAGTAATCAGCAACCGGTCAACCGCAAGGGCTTTAGCGAGACGGACGGGAAAGGCGGCCTGACGCGCACTCAACCCCTGGTAGCAGTGAAAACGGCCGGCAAAAGCCAGAACGCGACGATCGCGAACCCGCAGGCAGAGAAGGCGGCCGGAGTGACCGGGTACAGGTGCGGCCGGGACACCCGGAAGATCACCGAAGGGCAACTCGCCAAGAACTTCACCGGAGGAAGCGGCATCAAAACCGGAGCCGAGAATAACGGCCAGGTCATAGTCTATGCTGCCGAACCGGCTGCGCACCAGGTCGGCAGCGGCTTGTATCTGAGGCATTTTCAGGAGTCCAGGAGTCGATTGACCCGTTGCAGGAGGTGTTCGGGCCGGAATGACTTGTTGAGGAAATCGTCGGCGCCGGCCAGGGTGACCTTGCGCGCCTCTTCTTCACCACGGAACACGCTGCTCATGGCCAGCAGGCGGGTATTTCTGATCGCCGGATCGGAACGGATCGCCCGGATCAGCTGGTAACCGTCCATCCTGGGCAATTTCAGGTCAAGAATCACCAGGTCGGGCACTTCCCGCCGAATCACTTCAAGAGCTTCCGCGCCATCTCCGGCCTTGAAAATTTCGATATCAAGCGGCTGCAGAATATCAAGCACCACTTCGCGGAAGAAACGCGCATCATCGACCACCACCACCTTGCTGCGGCGCCCGCAACTGCCATGGGTTCCCGATTTCTGATCCGCCGATTGCCGTGCCCTGAGGCGGACCTCAAAACCGGACTGGCATTTCGGGCACTTGACTCGCGCCACCTCGCGATTGATTTTCGAGGCGTCAATGCGATACCTGGCGGAACAATTGGGACATTGGATGATCATGACGCGCAAGCCTCACTCAACCGGGGCATTACGGAAACGGTCCATGAAACAGTATCGGCCGACGGGGATAAGAGTTTAGCAGAACCTGGTGACCACTTCCAACCTGCATCAGCATTTTCTGCTGACAACAGCGGGGCGATCCTCACTTCAACAGTTTCAGATACTGGCTGGCGAGGCGTCCCCGATCCGATTCCGGGGCGATATCGATGACCCGGGAAAACTCATCCCGGGCCTCTTTCATCTTTTTCTGCCGCATGTAGGACATGCCGAGGCGGTAGTGCGCCTCAAGATAATTCGGCACGAAAACCACGGCTTTCCGGTATTCGACGATTGCGAGATCGGGCTTGTCAAGCGCGTCGTAGGCCTCACCGAGGTAAAGACGGGCCTGCGGATACTGAGGATTGATCTGCAATGCGCGCTGGCAGGATTCAACGGCGTCAATATATTTTCCCAGCTTGATCTGCGCAACCGCCATACCGGTCCGGGCGACCTCGGGGGAGCCGAACAGCAGGTTGTCGGCCGCCAGGCGGAAATGCCGCAAAGCATCCTCCCAGCGTTGCATATCAAGATAGAGCGCCCCGAGGTTGTTGCGGATCTTCGGGTCGCCATGGGAATATTCAAGAGCCTTGAGATACTGCCCCTCGGCCAGTTCATAGGCCTTTTTTCGGTGATAGGCCTGGGCCAGTCCGGAACGGATGTCCGGGTTCTCGGGATCATCTTCGACGGCCAGCAGGAATTCTTTCAGGGCCTTGGTCGGGTTCCCCTCCTGCAGGTAAGAGAACCCGAGGGTTTCGTGGACACTGGCATCTTTCTTCACGTCGGCAACCGGGGTACAGGCCACCGGCAGCAACAGCGCCAGAACAATCAGAAGACGGAGCACCATGGCATCACCCCCTAGAGCATGCCCAGAAGGCGCCCGAGATTCTCGATGAAGTTACGACGTTTGATCTTCATTTCAGCAACTGTCCAACCTTTTTGCAATGGCGTACCCGGAGCCCCCCCGGAATCAGCTGCTTTCCCATCGACGTCAGATGCCATCCCCGTCGGAGTCGGCACTCCCCGCATGAGCGGGAGAGATTGCCAGAACCGGTCCCGATCCGGCTCCGGCATGCGGACAAAATCAAGATTGCCGAGCATGAACCCGAGCGTCTCGGCAAAATGGTTGGCCTCCCCGAGAACACGACAGGCCTCGTCCTTGCCGAGCGGGCCCTCCCGGTTGAGGTAAATCGCCAACCGGCAGGCTTCATGCAGATGCAGAATAATCGCCACCCGGAGCCCGCCGGTAACCTGAAAAACACAAATGTAGGCGGTCGCAAGTTGAGGCTCAAGCCCCGGCAGGCTGACCTGAACATCGCTCAGGGAACGTTCCAGCCTGAGAACCTGGCGGGCGGGAATATTCAACCTCAGTCGTTTTTCATCCCACTGAAACATCACCCTGGTCAGAGTCCTTCAAATTCGGTGAGCAGTTTGAAGCGCCGAAAACGCTCTTCGATATCACGGTACTCAAGATCCCGGAGCCGATCGAGACTGAAATTTTCCACAACAAAGGAGGCCATGACGCTGCCGAAAATAATGGCCTGGCGAATGCTCCCGTCACCAAAATTCCGGTTGGCGGCCAGGTAGCCCATAAAGCCTCCGGCAAAAGTATCACCGGCGCCGGTCGGATCGAATACCGTTTCCAGCGGATAGGCGGGAGCGGCAAAAATCGTATGCTCACTGAACATCAGCGCACCATACTCACCCCGCTTGATGACCACCGTTTTCGGTCCCATGGAAAGAATGGACTGAGCGGCCTTGACCAGGTTGGCCTCTTCAGCCAGTTGCCTGGCTTCGGCCTCGTTGATCATCAGGATATCGACCCTGGTCAGGGTTTTCAACAACGCCTCGCGCCGGCCCGAAATCCAGAAATTCATGGTGTCACAAACCACCAGTTCCGGATGACGCACCTGGTCCAGAACCTGGGACTGAAGTTCGGGGTCGATATTGCCGAGGAAAACAAAATCGGCGTCCCGATAGGACTCCGGCAGAATCGGCTTGAAGTTCTCGAAGACATTCAGGCGGGTGTCGAGAGTCTTGGCCTCATTCAGATCATAGCCGTACTCCCCCTTCCAGCGGAAAGTTTCTCCGGGGACAACCTTGACGCCTTCGAGATTCACATTGCGGGCCCGCAGAAAATCGAGATGTCGCTGCGGAAAATCCTCGCCGACCACCGCAACCAGGTTGATGTCGGCAAAAAAACTGGCTGAGGTTGAAAAATAGGTTCCCGAACCGCCGAGGACCTCCTCAACCCTGCCGAACGGGGTCTGTACCGAATCGAAGGCCACAGAACCGACCACCAGAATACTCATCACCTGCTCCTGAAACGGAAAAATCGTCCGATGGTCAGTCACCGGATTACAAAGTTCATATATACCGTTTTAATCTGACGACCGCAAGCTCCATTCAGGAGAGATATTTTCCCATGATCACGGCCAGTTTTTCCCTGGTTGCCGCCGGTATCAACGCGCGGTCGGTCATGATGGCGTACTGCAGCGCCATCCCGCAGCTGCAGGTCCGCTCGCCGGCCAGACATTTCACGGCCGCGGCGATAATATCTTTCGCCATGGCGACATTCTGCTGAATCAGGGCGACCACCGCCTCGACCGAAACATCCTCATGCCCCTCATACCAGCAGTCGTAATCGGTCGCCAGGGCGATGGTGCTGTAACAGAGCTCGGCCTCGCGGGCCAGCTTGGCCTCGGTACTGTTGGTCATGCCGATGACGTCAACGCCCCAACCGCGATAGATACGCGACTCGGCGCGGGTCGAAAACTGCGGCCCCTCCATGCAGAGGTAAGTCCCGCCTTCGTGAACCGTCGCCCCCACCTCACGTGCCGATTGTGCAAGGATGGCGGCCAGACGACCGCAGACCGGGTCGGCAAACTGGACATGGCCGACGATGCCTTCACCGAAGAAGGTACTGTTACGGGCAACCGTCCGATCAAAGAACTGGTCGGGGATGACAATATGGCCGGGAACGATCTCTTCCTTCATGCTGCCGACCGCCGACACCGAGATGACCTGGTCGACACCGAGTTTTTTCAGGGCGTAGATGTTGGCGCGAAAATTCACCTCGGACGGCAGCAGCCGATGGCCGCGGCCATGACGGGGCAGAAAGACCATGCGGACATCGCCGAGTCGACCGGTGACCAGCAGATCCGATGGATCGCCATAGGGGGTGCCGACCTTTTCCTCACGGACATCTTCGAGGCCTTCCATGGCGTAAAGACCACTGCCTCCAATCACTCCAATCGTCATTTCCTTCATCAGACATCTCCCTCTTTTTCCTGCCCGGGGCAGGTACAGTTTTCCAGTTCACCCTTGAGTTGTCCGCAGGCGGCCAGGATATCCCTGCCCTTGCTCGCGCGACGCACCGCCACCAGGCCATGGTCCAGCAGGAAAGTCTGGAACCGACGGATGGTCCGGTCATCCGGGGTCTGAAAAGGAGACCCCGCGTATTCGTTGAAGGCGATCAGGTTGACCTTGGCCTTCACGCCGTGCAGCAACCGAACCAGCTCCCTGGCATCGGCCACCGCGTCATTCACTCCCCGCAGGAGGATATATTCGAAGGTGATCCGCTCTCCCGGCTTCAGCGGATAATTGCGGCACGCCGTCATCAGCTGATCGAGGGGATAACGTCGATTGATCGGCATCAGCCGGTCACGCAGGGCATCGTTGGCGGCAGTCAGAGAAACCGCCAGTCCGACCCGGACGCGGCACCCCAACTCCTCCATCTGCGGCACCAGCCCGGAGGTCGACAGGGTCACCCGGCGCGGGCTGTAATCAAAACCCTCGGGGGCATAGAGGATCTTCAGGGCGCCGATGACATTATCCAGATTATGCAGCGGCTCCCCCATCCCCATCAGGACGATATTGTTGACCGGACCGTCCTTGCGGGCGGCACAGACCTGGTTGACAATTTCTGCGATCGTCAGGTTGCGGGTCAGGCCGAAAGAACCGGTAAGACAGAAAGAACACTGCATGGCGCAACCGACCTGGCTGGAAATACAGAGCGTCGAACGCCCCCCCTCCATGGGGATACGTACCGTCTCCACGGTTTCACCGTCAGCAAGGCGGAACAGATACTTGCGGGTGCCGTCACGGCTGACCTGCACCGTCTCCGGCTCCCAGTTGGAGATCATTGCACGCCCGGCGAGATCTTCGCGCAGGACCTTGGAAAGGTCGGTCATGGCGGCCAGGTCGCAGACCCCGCGCTTGTAGATCCAGCGCAGCAGCTGGCGGGCGCGAAAGGCTTCCTTGCCGAGTCCCTGGAGAAATTCGGTCAACTGTTCAGGAGTTAAATTTTTCAGGTCAACTGGCGACATAGAAATATCCGGGGATCGGGTCGTTACACACCATCGGCCAACAGCACACCACAGCGTCAATGCATCGAGGCGTCAAGGTATCGGATTTTTTATCAAATCAAGGCGCAGCCCGATGAGCGCGGAGGCGTAGCCCTGAATCAGTGAGCCCCATGTCGGCGGATAGCACAAGTCATTGATCTGCCTGAGCTTCCCAAAAATCACCAGCGAACCTATGGGTGCGCTTCAGATTTTTGAAAATCTCGTTCAGGTCAAGCACTTGCACTCTCCACCCAACAGGAACTCACCGATGCAGGGTAGCGACAGCTACGTCGCACAAGCGAAGCGGGCCTGCAACGCAGAGTTGATGAAAAAGCCGACGCCCTACGCAAAAAAGGCCTTGCGGATGGTACCCGCAAGGCCTTCAAGATGCAAGTTTTCAACTCGTTTAAAGCAGTTCCAGCCCGGAAAAGAAGTAACCGATCTCAAAGGCCGCGGTTTCAGGAGCGTCGGAACCATGAGTGGCATTTTCACCGATCGAGGTGCCGAATTCCTTGCGCAGGGTCCCTTCGGCAGCTTCGGCGGGATTGGTGGCTCCCATCAGGTCTCGCCATTTTTTAATCGCGCCCTCGGCTTCAAGCACCATGACCACGCAGGGCCCGCTGCTCATGAAGTCGGTCAGTTCACCAAAAAAGGGACGTTCCTTATGGACATAATAAAAACCCTCGGCCTCAACCTTGCTCAGGTAGAGTTTTTTCAGACCGACAA from Geothermobacter hydrogeniphilus carries:
- a CDS encoding hybrid sensor histidine kinase/response regulator, with product MKDCIVVVDDERIILELTSMILTSRGYEVHTAEDGVAGVELVRRHQPSVVLLDYMMPKMDGLTALKLIREEYPSSYVVMFTGKGSEEIAVELMKAGASDYILKPFSNHDLIDRIEQVLRLRRIELNNLELRRERERLLREVEEWNLELEHRVEEKSRELERAHAEILQAEKLAALGHVSAGMAHEIRNPLNSISLFAQVLRGAVQNDSELVTYADKIINEVDRIDELLVKLLATSNQPLGPRSEVNLPDLIRSVLESFSDQLRAQKIELDVALVPAEPFMADPEEVKQIFSNLIANALHEMPDGGRLKIHLGRADQVLQIEVSDTGAGIPEEHLSQIFDPFFTTKSKGTGFGLSVVLRIVKTLGGRIRVENAVDAGARFLIELPVA
- a CDS encoding 3'-5' exoribonuclease YhaM family protein, translating into MKKVFVNTIRERDWVESSFLVRDKVTAMAKNGKPYLTLKLMDRTGEVEGRVWDGVDEIASRFEKDDVIQVQAKASVYLGKMQLVVQDLRKLPEAEVDLGDFLPTSSQSPEQLIEQLRQLVDGLRNPHLRALMELFLADEDFLRGYSSAPAAKSMHHVYLGGLLEHSLSIAELIDKVAGHYPELDRDLLVVGALLHDVGKVAELSYRRSFDYTDEGKLLGHIIIGVEMLEQRLVRLDDFPRPLAVHLKHLLLSHHGQYEYGSPKRPKTLEAVVLNFIDDLDSKMNGIRSHIEKDSHREGSWTSYHRLYDRYFFKGDTTSDEENSEPPARVKPLPLIPGTREVKKNSREKHSDPLSFSLAEQLKGKSLNLFSNDEDEP
- a CDS encoding universal stress protein; amino-acid sequence: MEDFRNILYATDFSDSSDFAFGHALLLARKFNAQLGIIHVINEPVDLRGFYVPHITFEKLEEEIEQGAQKMMERFCRTHVGDYEAVSTFVVPGIPYDEIIKKAVEISADLIVMGTHGRTGLDHVLFGSTAEKVVRKSPVPVMTVHCRGDD
- the coaBC gene encoding bifunctional phosphopantothenoylcysteine decarboxylase/phosphopantothenate--cysteine ligase CoaBC; this encodes MFSGKQVVIGVCGGIAAYKAAELVRLFVKAGAEVQVVMTRNAAEFVTPLTFQTLSGNPVHCELFNLLQEREIGHISLADRADLMVIAPATANLVGKVASGLADDLLSTTLMATRAPVLFAPAMNVNMYENPLYQRNQATLVELGYHFIEPVVGELACGWQGKGKLPEPEAILEAARGLLRPADLAGETVLVTAGPTREEIDPVRYISNYSSGKMGYAIAAAAARRGARVLLVSGPTCLPRPAVAEFIPVTSAVEMRDAVMNRVGEAGMVFKAAAVADYRPIRRAERKIKKGAGEAPLLELERNPDILAELGELNGSRLLIGFAAETDQLVAHAAAKLKAKNLDLIVANDVTREGAGFDVETNIVRLLYRDGRNLELPQMSKTALADRLLDEALEIKRQRSEG
- a CDS encoding NAD(P)/FAD-dependent oxidoreductase translates to MALLLREVALRLDQDESELPVETARALDLDPAELSGFRVVRRSIDARKRPLVLRVFTVRFSVADEDALLRRQRRNRRLSREEEIVPVPAKRLAVPLRVLVVGMGPAGLFAAWNLARHGVAVTLLERGRPVEERLSDVERFWTDGCLDERSNVQFGEGGAGTFSDGKLTTRVNHPGIRTILRTLVDCGAPESILVDAKPHVGTDRLRGVLVRFRGELQRLGVDVRFSSRLSGLQVSRGRVVGGLINDADEVSCDALVLAPGHSARDTYAMLSSSGVQLEAKPFALGLRVEHPAVLINRIQYGLDRHPKLPAADYRLAWNDAKSGRGVYSFCMCPGGEVINASSESERLAVNGMSHYRRDSERSNSALVVSVDQRDYGSGVLAGMFYQQRLEERAFKAGGGGYRAPAQNLMAFLGRGQGPLCGDCRPGLTSADLRELLPSDLVDALQQGIVRFDRRMRGFMTAEAVLIGIESRTSAPLRIVRDVSGESLSHPGLYPAGEGAGYAGGIMSAALDGLKAAEQIIKQVGDREVL
- a CDS encoding purine-nucleoside phosphorylase; this encodes MPQIQAAADLVRSRFGSIDYDLAVILGSGFDAASSGEVLGELPFGDLPGVPAAPVPGHSGRLLCLRVRDRRVLAFAGRFHCYQGLSARQAAFPVRLAKALAVDRLLITSAVGGISREMTPGTFVLLRDHLNLLGDNPLAGEVPPRFVDLSRLYRQDVFDCLAAVAGPAGINLQRGVLAALPGPSYETPAEIEMLRRLGADVVSMSMVPEAIMAAACGLQVVGLALVTNLAAGLTAASLDHREVLAAGASASGPFGQLFEALLENWCSFR
- a CDS encoding MBL fold metallo-hydrolase, producing MIIHAWPVGPLQVNCFLVGCEETREAMLVDPGSDAELILKGISDSGLKVRTIVNTHGHFDHIGANCKLVEETGAELCMHADDVPLIELAVSQAALYGLQTTESPQPTRLVAEGDRIDVGRLHFDISHVPGHSAGSICLYGAGHLFAGDVLFAGSVGRTDLPGGNFEQLISGIRRKLLVLPDDTVVHCGHGPDTTIGREKQVNPFIGG
- a CDS encoding response regulator, which gives rise to MGEEIKTVLIVDDEENARIGLSKLLSQEGYQVSSAANAGEALEYLSREPVSLVISDINMPEMNGLSFLREIHNHHPGTHVIMITAYGGVESYLEAMNLGAFEYIHKPVKLDELKSVMRKIAN